The Etheostoma spectabile isolate EspeVRDwgs_2016 chromosome 23, UIUC_Espe_1.0, whole genome shotgun sequence genome includes a window with the following:
- the ada2b gene encoding adenosine deaminase 2-A, whose translation MVISIWQAVITYVLLLWMVRVTDGMPDPAKRDLLMRQEASRQTGGQVRLTVAEQKLDAYLHQLKEQEMSTAVFPPAIHFFKAKPLIQKSPIFKLLQKMPKGAALHIHTSSLVSVEWLVKNVTYRPHCYICFTWDNSVRFLFSERQPFPRWDCLYWRLLETLRAQIGDPTGFDNSLMQQLTLFTEDPDGEYPSQEVVWEKFEKAFIAAAGLITHAPVLRDYFYKGLEELLQDNIMYLELRSGLSRTYELDGTIHDKVWTLKTFQEVTRKFITDHLDFLGARVIISVHRALSVSEVKAAVKEAIQLQKDFPDVVAGFDMVGREDSGRSLWYFREALSMPAELGVTLPYFFHAGETDDEGTNVDQNILDALLFNTTRIGHGYALAHHPLAKELSRKRNVAVELCPISNQVLKLVSDLRNHPAAVLMSEGHPLVVSSDDPALFGTTGLSYDFYQAFVGIGGLRANLGTLKELALNSIRYSSLQAHLKDTGLVMWQKKWDAFIFSSLIIYDNQTAADPL comes from the exons ATGGTGATCTCAATCTGGCAAGCTGTGATCACTTATGTGCTCCTCCTGTGGATGGTAAGAGTGACTGATGGGATGCCCGACCCTGCTAAGAGGGACCTGCTGATGCGTCAGGAGGCGTCCAGACAGACGGGAGGCCAGGTGAGGCTGACGGTGGCTGAGCAGAAGCTGGATGCTTACCTACATCAACTAAAGGAGCAAGAGATGTCTACTGCAGTGTTTCCCCCAGCTATCCACTTCTTCAAAGCAAAGCCTCTCATCCAGAAGAGTCCAATCTTCAAATTGTTGCAGAAGATGCCTAAAG GTGCAGCCCTCCACATCCACACCTCCTCTTTGGTCAGTGTTGAATGGCTGGTGAAAAACGTCACCTACAGGCCTCACTGCTACATCTGCTTCACCTGGGACAACTCGGTCCGCTTCTTGTTCTCCGAGCGCCAGCCTTTTCCACGATGGGACTGCTTATACTGGCGGCTGCTTGAGACATTGAGAGCCCAGATAGGAGACCCTACAGGCTTTGATAACAG TTTAATGCAGCAGCTCACACTGTTCACTGAGGATCCAGATGGAGAGTACCCAAGCCAAGAGGTTGTATGGGAGAAGTTTGAGAAAGCCTTCATCGCAGCTGCTGGGCTCATCACCCATGCCCCGGTGCTGAGGGACTACTTCTACAAGGGCCTAGAGGAACTTCTCCAGGACAACATCATGTATCTGGAATTGAGGAGCGGTCTATCAAGG ACGTATGAACTTGATGGAACCATTCACGATAAGGTGTGGACTCTGAAAACGTTTCAAGAAGTTACAAGGAAATTTATCACCGATCACCTGGACTTTCTTGGGGCTCGTGTCATCATTTCTGTGCACAG GGCTCTGAGTGTATCTGAGGTCAAAGCAGCTGTAAAAGAGGCCATCCAGCTGCAAAAAGACTTCCCAGATGTTGTTGCAGGATTTGACATG GTTGGCAGGGAGGACAGTGGGAGGTCTCTTTGGTACTTTAGGGAGGCCCTTTCTATGCCAGCTGAACTGGGTGTCACACTGCCATACTTCTTTCACGCAGGGGAAACAG ATGATGAAGGCACTAACGTAGATCAAAACATTCTCGATGCCCTTCTGTTCAACACAACACGTATCGGGCATGGCTATGCTTTGGCACACCATCCACTTGCCAAAGAGCTGTCTCGGAAAAGAAACGTGGCTGTGGAACTGTGCCCCATCTCAAACCAG gtgCTGAAGCTGGTATCGGACCTTCGGAACCACCCTGCAGCTGTGCTGATGTCCGAGGGCCACCCGTTGGTGGTCAGCTCTGATGACCCGGCTCTGTTCGGAACCACGGGCCTCTCCTACGACTTCTATCAAGCCTTTGTTGGCATCGGAGGGTTAAGAGCAAACCTGGGCACTCTGAAAGAGCTGGCTCTTAACTCCATCAG GTACAGCTCCCTCCAAGCTCATCTGAAGGACACAGGTCTTgtcatgtggcagaaaaaatggGACGCCTtcattttttcatctttaatcATTTATGACAACCAAACCGCTGCAGATCCTCTGTAA